DNA from Eucalyptus grandis isolate ANBG69807.140 chromosome 5, ASM1654582v1, whole genome shotgun sequence:
TTGAGGTCTGTCGACCTGCTagaaaaagaactaaaaagaatgcaaagaaatgaaaagaataaataaataataataaaatattattaaaaattattaatatcaaGACTGCACATGCGACGTAGGACAGTTGGTGTTTATGTTAACGATTTCCAGGCTAAAATGGGCTAGATAGACCGAattaatataaatgcaaaatgtttaagactcaattagcaaaaaaaataaaaaagtttaaaattgaattgatacaatcaatagatttatgacatttttcataattttcttgcACATCGTTCTATTATTTACCACTTGCAAGTCATGTTTAGCTTGGGTGTCTAGTACCTCGTGTGGGCATAGTACTTGGTCTCAATTTGCAATGACCTTATCGCAAGAACGACCTCCCAATCAGTTTTTGGAGAAGAGTATTCTTCCCCACTTCATCGATCTTCGACAAAGATATACATGACATTCTCAGACTCCCGCCACGATTGTTTCGACCCCACTCCGCCAAATCTAATTGTATCCTCCCCTCTGCATCTCCCCATTTTCACAAGTACAAACCCAAGGCTTCACCTTTTCGGTAAGAGAGGAATTCAAACCGTGACTAAAATGAGTCGTGTCCAACAAGGCAGATGGCAGATGGTACCGTAGATTGTTATTGAACTTTGGCTACTAGTGGAAGACTTTACCTGCGAGTACGACGTTGATTGTGATGAGACGTTTGCTCCTATTGCTGGTCTTACTTCTCATCGCATTCTTCTTGTTGATTGCTGGTCTTCTCATCGCattcttcttgttgttgttgctatTAGCGTTGGcctctattttcaataaatattaaagacgcgtttgtttgtattaaaaaaagtgttacggaaaaaaaaaaaaaaaagctatttaCGTTccgggaaataatttttatttggtttagaacttattctaaataaaaaataaataaaacacgtttggtaaatttattatttttttgtttattttaatttttaattttttaattttttttttttatttttttttttggctggtcgccggcctcggtcatggccggcgatcggccatggccggcggcctcacccggccacggcgaggctcgtcgtGGTTGGGCACCTCGCCTTGCCTTGGCTACGAGGAGGCTTAGCCCGTTTGATGAGgtcgagcttgagctcaccgagcgagcctcgccgggcggcGACGCTCGATCCCTGATAGCAACCcttcggtgaggccgagctcgccgaccatggcggcggcgatcggccaaagaaaaaagaagaaaaaaagaagaagaaaaaaaagagaagaaaagagatgagagagaaaatttgttattcaaaagtgtttttagaacaaaaaaaataatttttttttgtttcttatttctgttctaattttgttcccggaacaaaaaaatagattttgaacaaaaatgcaaataaacacgtttctgttctttttttgttcccaggagcaaaaaaaaagaaaatctgttcatgaataaaattttaaaacgcaaccatgcacgccctaaaaATGCATTTCTCAATGGCGCTCTCATAGAGGAAATTTATATGGTATCTCCTCTTGGGTATACTCATTCATCTAACAAATTATTTGGGCATTGTATGGGTTAAAGTATCTCTCTGTACATGGTGTTCCAAATTTAGCTTAACCatgaaatttctttgttttgaatCCAATCTTTATGACTATGCTCTCTTTGTTCGATGCACATATCATGGGTGCACTATGCTACTTTTATGTGTTGATGATATGGTTATTATTGGTGATGACTATATTTGCATTACAAAACTCGAGTAGTATTTAAGTCAATAATTCAAAATGTAAAATCTTGGTCGACTCAGCTATTTTCTAGGCTTGCAGGTTGCGTTTAATGCTTCTAATTATTGGATCTCTCAAGCAAAATGTGCCACTGATCTTATCTCTTAAGTTGGTCTCACTAATAACAAGATCATTCTCACTTCCATTGAATCGAATGTTGAATTCACTAACAAGGATGAAACTCTTCTTCCAAATCTTATATTTTGTTGGTAGTGGGTTGACAATCTTATATATCTCACTATTGCTCATCTTGATAATTGTTTATGTTGTTCACGTTGTAAGTCAGTACATGACCGCATCTTATCTTACTCATTTTGCTGCAATCTTTTGAATTATTCATTATGTCAAAGGTATGTTATTTCATGATCTTtacttttttgttcattttactttgGAATTGACAGCTTATTCTAACTCTAGACTAGTGACTTTTATGATTGTCGCTCCACTATGGGCTATCGTTCTTTTTGGGTAACTCACTTATATCATGGCATAGCAAGAAATAGGCTAATGTTGCTCGCTCTAGTACAAAAACAGAATATGATGCTCTTGTTGATACGGCATTGAAGTTACTGTGGTTGTGGTGGGTCCTCGAATATGTGTGAGTGCGTTATCATAGCGGAACAACCATTTATTGGAACAACTTAAGTGCCACGCGAATTACTTACAATGATACTTTCCATAAACATACCAAACACATCGAAATagatggccatttaatccaatATCATGTTTTTTCCTAGCACCATTTGACTCGTTTCTATTTCATAAGTTGAATagaatattaatattttcaCCGAGACACATTCATCTAGATGCTTTTTTGGATTTATTCTCCAAACTCAAGTTGATACTTTTCAAATCATCTCGAGTGAATTTGAGTTTGAGAGGATATTAGAGATATATTTAAAGATATATAGGCTAGGGGGTAAATGGCGATCTAGGGTCGACCACGGATCGACCACTGGATCGGCCCAACCCCGGTCTGCCCTGGTTCGGTTCCCAGGGGCCAGGTCGGTTGGCCCCGAAATTCCGGACCAACATTGTGCGGAGTTGGTCCCGGTCCCAAGAGTTTTGGTCGGTCAaccttagaccaaccccgtatattatattatttataattcttttatatattcaaacctaagtaaaatgtcatttatattatattatattgagatgttttatcaatagcactaatagtaatttcaatttaaaacttttattgagtattaattatgtgtcgtttgttttgttttcgggtatttagaagttcaagtgaattaacaagatgtgaagttatatattcatggattatattaagtattttgaactttttatgatttaattatattttactaatgaatttcagctacactttgcttttcaatttgtgtcaaatggtagaagtttttgaaaagTAGAGTAGTATtgcagttgctacggtgatttgctagtcaagtggtgtgaagctcattttttggttaagtGGACTCTagatgatcaaatgcaggaaaacgcttttgcatatggtgttgtgaatattaaagataggtgattacaagaactttccatcttgttcCATATCTCAATGAGCGAGAGCGGTTAGCGGCAcgaaatttatattattgtgttatcttaaatttgctaaatatgtattggtatttatagtttagttgcacaatgccgcattgtcgatggatgtgtaatttgaatttataggtttgctttttagggagtataaaaaataagacgaaaaattTATTGATCGGTCCGAAGTTAACTGCAACCTGACCGAACCCATTTAGCAAGCTTGTGTCGGTTTAGTCCTGTTTCAATAAGGTCGGTTACTGGTTAAAATCGAGGGCCGACACCGTACGTGTGGGTTAGGGTTAGGGGTGGTGGGACCAACccaccatgctcacccctatatGCAACGATTCTTTATATGGTGATTTTGTAAATGTCATATTTAAATTGACCAATTCAATCAACTCAGATCCCAATACATGAGATCTTAAAAAAGAATCACCGGCACTTTGAAAGTACTCCCATCTTCAAACCTTCGTGGCTGATGACGATGAATGGATGGTCGGTCAAACGTTTGACGTTAGAAAGGCGAGGGATGTCTTCGTGTGAAAAGAACGCTCCCCAAACGTGGCCAGCAATGGTGAGCTCAGGTGACTTAAAAAACAATTTAACGAAAGTCAAAAAGTCCACCAAAACACGCGCAGTTTCGAGTCGGATAACAAAAAGGGGAGGAGGGAAGGGGTGGGCAGGCGAATTGGAAAAGTCTGCCTCCCTTTTCCTTAATTCCTCCTTTTGCTTCCGAGTCCAAACGCCTCCAATCCGTTCCGTTTCTGGGTCATCCTTGTTCTTGAATTTTCGTCCATTCATCTCCTCCCGCAACTCCAATtcttggttttttatttttttcttcgttGGTTCTTGTCGGCGTTAGATTTTCTTGATCTGATCCGTGAtgggttgttgttgttggtgtCGGCGAATCGAGCCGTGTCTGACCATCTCTTGATTCTTTCCCCTCGGTGCTGATCGTTGGGTTCGTGCCGCATTGCGCGTTCGTTGTCGGCGTCGGTCGTGGGTCGATCGCTCTGAGGTTGCTGTCCCTTTCTTGGAGCTCATTTCGGGTGATGTAAAAAGTTAATGCCATTAAATGACTCAATCCGCGTAACTTACGTGTTTCCTCACTATTTGTTGACTCCATCGTTGCCGCTGGATCACTTGTTCGTATCGAGTATTTGGGTAGAGACAAGtttcgttttttcttcttgattcTTTCTGGGTTGCGGGGGAGCCTGCTGGTCTGGAGCCAGAGCAATTCTGGGTCTCGAGTCGAATTCAAAATTTGGCATCAGCTATGAAGCTCTATGTGCGTGTGATTGAAGCTAGAAGCATACCGGCGATGGATCTAAACGGGTTTAGTGATCCGTACGTTCGGCTTCAGCTGGGGAGGCACAGGTTCAGGACGAAAGTAGTAAAGAAGAGCTTGCACCCGAGTTGGGGAGAGGAATTTAGCTTCAAGGTTGATGATTTGAAGGATGAGCTTGTGCTCACTGTTTTGGATGAGGACAGGTACTTCAATGACGATTTCATTGGGCAGCTGAAGATCCCGGTTTCACGCGTGTTTGATGCTGATAACGGCTCTCTTGGCACCGCGTGGTATAGTCTGCAACCAAAGAATAAGAAGTCCAAGAATAAGGAATGCGGTGCGTATCGTTGAGTTTCATTAGAATGTTTGATGTTAATTGTAGCTTATTTGAGTGGCTTTTTGATCACCCCTTCAGATGTTAATTGAGGCATCTTTTGAACATGCTGAAGATATGTTGCTGTCTTTAGGTTAGGTGAGTGAACAATATCAGTCGGATAATTGGGGTTTAAGTTGTGTGGTTACTATCCTTAGACAGTGCTTACTGCCTAATAGTGGCTTTCACTTTGCTATGCATCTTTGCATTTGAACTTCCAACTAACTCAGTCTAATTTGTTGACTCTATCTGTTATGCCTGACTAATTGAAACCTTGTATTTGGTTATGGACTTCATAAAAAATGCACGTCAAAAATAGACTCGAACCAGTTTGTGATGCCAAGTGCAAAAAGCAATAATATAAGATGCTTAAAAATTGTAATCTGCATTGGGAGCAGTGTGGGCTCGCTAGTCAGACCATGAATTCGATAAAATCTTTTAACAAAATTGTTCAATGTCAGCAAATTTAACTGAATTCAGGTTGTAGGTTGGTGACAGTGCAAGGGCTGTTGCACAAAATGTACTTTTAAGTAATTGCCCCATAGATCCTATATCTATTtatatgaagaagaaatcaaatatttttcgCAAGATAAAAGTAGCCCTTCTAATGCTGAGACAAAATCAACTGATTCAGAGTATCGCCAATCAATGAAATCTTGTCCAGGTGCTTTGCGCTTTTCCTCGTTCTTCACTAGCATCTAGATGGCGGTGCACCTGTTCTTTAATATCTTGATCACAGAATGAATgcctctgtctgtctgtctgtctctctctctctctcatgtcacaagactttgggtACCTGGCCATGCACTTTCCATGTCAAATTTACAGAATATATTACACTTTAGAGAACTCATTTTACAGATTATTTCCTGTACTGTTAGAGTGAGATGCTTTTACTTTTCTCAGTTGTAATTTAATATGAATTGTTATATGTATTTGCACGGTCTCTATGTGCACCTTTAATTGCCTGGTTAGATCTTGAATGTTTTTGTTCACCGTATTCttgtttaagtttttttatgaATGTCACAACATTTAGTTTTTAAGTACCATTTGAAAGTTCGTGAAATCTTAAGATTTTTacgatttgattttatggaccTTTTAGTTAGAACCACGGAAGCATTTGTGGGGATATTTATTGCATGTTCCAGtagataaattttgtaaaattatttgaatattgagaaaaagaatGGCGACTCACTTCTTTGCAccccctccttttcttttctggcaGGTGAAATACAGCTAGCTATATATTTCTCAGAAAGCAGCGCATTCTCGGAGATGAATGGCAATGACGGAGAAGTTGTCCCTGTCTTGAAAAGGCATGCAGACTTGATGGGCGAATCACCGGCAGCATCTCTTGGTAGCTCACCAAGTGCCTCACCCATGCGAGACGAATTTTCGTCCTCAAAGGAAGAAAAGTCCTATTCTCAGAAAACTTTTGCAGGTCGTCTTGCACAGATGTTTAACAAGAGTACAGACACATCATCAGTTGCCTCTAATAAAGGCATTGACTTGCCGGAGCTACCTGAAGCTTCTGGGCCTGAATCTTCTGACAGCCAAGATGATGACCAGTTTTCCTCTGGTTCTTTTGAAGAGTTGATTAAAATAATGGAGTCTCGAGAGCAAGAAGGCGAAACTCCAAGCAATTTACCAGGAGGAGTGCTTTTGGACCATCTATGCATCATTGCACCATCTGAACTGAATACATTGCTTTTTTCATCCGATTcccctttttttaaatcattgaGTGATCTTCAAGGAACAACAGAACTGCAACTTGGGCAGTGGAAGTTTGAGAATGGTGCAGAGACCTTGAAGAGAGTGATTTCCTACATTAAGGCGGCAACAAAATTGATCAAGGCCGTCAAAGCCACTGAGGAGCAGACTTACTTGAAGGCTGACGGAAAGGTTTATGCTGTTTTAGCAAGTGTAAGCACTCCGGATGTCATGTATGGGAGTACCTTCAAAATTGAGTTGCTCTATTGCATTACCCATGGCCCTGAGCTGCCATCAGGAGAACAATCCTCACGATTGGTGATATCTTGGCGGATGAATTTTCTGCAGAATACGATGATGAAAGGTATGATAGAAAGTGGAGTTCGGCAGGGTCTCAAGGACAGTTTTGAGCAGTATGCTAGCTTACTTAATCAGACTGTTAAGCCGGTGGATTCAAAGGACATCGGGTCCAACAAGGAGCAGATATTGGCCTCTTTGCAGGCAGAGCCTCAATCAGATTGGAAGCTCGCTGTGCAATACTTTGCCAATTTTACGGTGCTATCTACTTTTGTCATGGGATTGTATGTGCTTGTTCACCTATGGCTTGCCACACCAAGTCCAATTCATGGGCTGGAGTTTGTTGGGCTAGATTTGCCTGATTCAATTGGTGAAGTCATTGTGTGTGGTATGCTGGTTCTCCAAGCTGAGCGAGTATTGGGGTTTATTTCGCGCTTCATGCAGGCCAGAATGCAGAAAGGTAATACCTGTATGCAGCGTCCCTTCCATGTAATTGCGGTCTTCTAGTTTGTGGTAAATGGGAGTCTCCCGTGGAGTATTTTGAATGAGGCTCTGAGATTTATATTGCTACTGTGTTGATCTTCATGTATAGCTCTATGCTAGCTTTTTGTTTGACTCTTAAAAATACATGGTTGTGATGCTTGCTCATGTATTCTATCTTTCAAGGGAACTGTAAGCTTGGAATTCCTTGCTATTGACCAACTCTCCAGAAATTGTGTGTAAATTTAGGTGGACTTTTCTGCTGCGAAATCTAAATTCTCTGCTATCCTTTCAACTCTAGGTAGCGATCATGGAGTCAAAGCTCAAGGTGATGGATGGTTGCTAACCGTTGCTTTGATTGAAGGAAGTAGCATAGCAGCTGTTGACTCGAGTGCTTTGTCTGACCCATATGTGGTCTTTACCTGTAATGGCAAGACAAGAACGAGTTCAATAAAGTTTCAGAAAACTGATCCTCTGTGGAATGGTGAGTTCTGTAGAATCCTTCATCTTCATTAAATTAGCATCTTCAGTAGAGCTAGTAGTTTCATTGTGCATATTTGCTGAACTGCAGATAATTTATCTTACTTTTTGCTAGACACCAATCTCCATTGCATTGATGTTGCTTTGGCCCTCTGGATTGTGCagaaatatttgaatttgatgcCATGGAGGATCCTCCTTCCATGCTAGATGTGGAGGTTTTCGATTTTGATGGACCTTTTGATGAAGCTACATCTTTAGGACATGCCGAAGTCAATTTTGTGAGGAACAACATATCAGACCTAGCTGATGTGTGGGTTACTCTTCATGGAAAGCTAGCTCAAGCATGCCAGTCTAAGCTGCACTTGAGGATCTTCTTAGACAATACAAAAGGTAGCAATGTGGCGAAAGAGTATATATCTAAGATGGAGAAAGAGGTGGGAAAGAAGGTAAATCACCAGTTTCCTACTTCTCTTGGGACAATTGTTATGTGGGTCTTATTTATCTCTGTATGCTATAGTCGTACTAACAGCATAATTATTGTGATTATGAATGATGCAGATAAATATAAGGTCTCCACAGACAAATTCCGCTTTCCAGAAGCTTTTTGCTCTTCCACCTGAGGAATTTCTCATCAATGATTTCACTTGTCACTTGAAACGCAAAATGCCTCTCCAGGTGCTTGTTAAGCTATTTTGTCATTTGATATTAATACATCCACACTGGCTGTATTTTCTATACTGTCTTGTTTCAGCTGTTTCGATGCTGTTCAATCAcatagccaaaaagaaaagaatgaacaattattttgagaattttcttgaGGGTTTTAGGCTTATTGGTGCTGACATCTCATGTTAGAGGTTGCTCTTCAACAGGGCCGCCTTTTTTTGTCAGCAAGGATTATTGGCTTCCATGCAAATCTGTTTGGACAGAAGACCAAATTCTTTTTCCTCTGGGAGGACATAGAAGATATTCAAGTCTTGTCTCCTACTCTTGCATCAATGGGTAGCCCTATTGTGGTTATGACTCTTCGGCGAGGCAGAGGTATGGAAGCAAGACACGGGGCAAAGACACAAGATGAGGAAGGCAGGCTGAAGTTCCAATTTcagtcttttgtttctttcaatgtGGCACACAGGTAATCAGTGAGTTAATATTCCTTTGGAAGCTTTCTGTGAATGCTTGAAGTTGTTAAAAATTAGTTGGTCTGGTGGTGATTACTTACCATACATCTGGTGCAATTGTCCTTGGGCCTCTGCTTAATTGCCAAAAATGGCATAGGACAATCAGAGAAGGCATCAAATTGTTGGGCTTATGAAATGACTAAAGCATGCATTCTATGTGCAGGACAATCATGGCTCTTTGGAAGGCTAGGTCTTTGACTCCAGAGcagaaggttcaactcattgAAGAAGAATCTGAAGCTAGAAGCCTTGTAACAGAAGAGAGCGGGTCCTTCTTGGGCCTTGAGGATGTTAGCTTGTCTGAAGTCTACTGTTCTGTCCTCCCTGTTCCTGTAAGTTACCCATTCCTTATCAGCTTTTCAAACATGCATTAGAAAATGGACTTCCAAATGGTATTCTTTTGCCTCGAGTAGTTTATAGCATCATGCCCCggattttctaattaagatgGGCTTCTTGAtcatagaaagagaaaaagaattgtCCTCTAACTCCTTTGGCCATGTCAGACCAACTTCTTCTTGGAAGTTTTTGGCGGTGAGGATTTGGAGCGGAAGGTTATGGAGAAGGCTGGTTGTCTTAATTATTCGTATACCCCATGGGAGTCGGAGAAGCCAGATGTATATGAGAGACAACTATATTACAGATTTGATAAGCGTATTTCCCGATATAGAGGGGAGGTCACAAGTACTCAGCAAAAATCTGCTCTTCCAGATAGAGATGGTTGGCTTATTGAAGAGGTTATGACTCTCCATGCAATCCCACTTGGTGACTATTTCAATGTATCGATTCTACCTCATTTTTCACTTTATATCCCATTttcctttatcttcttttgaatCTGTAAATCTGGCTTCCTAAGTAGTTTTGTGTTTTCAGCTTCACCTTCGATACCAGATTGAAGATGCACCTTCACGACCTAAGGAGTGCAGCATAAAGGTATTTTTTGGGATTGCGTGGCTGAAAAGTAGTAAGCATCAGAAGAGGATTACGAAGAACATTCTCGTAAATCTGCAAGATCGCCTGAAGGTAATGTTCGGGGCCATTGAGAAGGAATTCACCCTGAGATAGTATGGAGATCTTTGCAATATTGTGGTGTTATAACCTTTAGCTTGCCGGAGACAAGGCTGATACTCTTCTCTGAATCACCTCGTTCGCTTCGGTTCCGTTATCCGGTTAGGCAAAGTATTCAGGTATTGCTGAGATTTAAAGGAAACAGCATTGAGGGGTATATGATACATGTCTCGACAACAAATTTAGCGTGAGCATTCTTTGATTCCTCCACATGCTTGTGTAGAACATAACTTGTGAAAAAAGTGGGTAGATAAAGAAAGCTAGTTGAAACTCACTCTCATCTAGGATTATCCATGATGTCCAAGTTTTGAGTTAGTGACTGATGGATCCATCTTAGTGAATGGCAATGCCACAGGCTAGATATGCACTCGAAACGTAGTGTCGGCTTTGTAGTCATTTGTGTGAGGAGATTGTAGATTGTAAACGGTAGGGAATCCAAGAAAGCATCCTCATTTTCCTCTTTGTgcagaagaaaaaatatcaGAAGGAAAAGTGAGCTGTATGCAAAATCTGATTGTATCGTGGGAAGGTGTTATATCTTGTAG
Protein-coding regions in this window:
- the LOC104447511 gene encoding C2 and GRAM domain-containing protein At1g03370 isoform X2, which encodes MKLYVRVIEARSIPAMDLNGFSDPYVRLQLGRHRFRTKVVKKSLHPSWGEEFSFKVDDLKDELVLTVLDEDRYFNDDFIGQLKIPVSRVFDADNGSLGTAWYSLQPKNKKSKNKECGEIQLAIYFSESSAFSEMNGNDGEVVPVLKRHADLMGESPAASLGSSPSASPMRDEFSSSKEEKSYSQKTFAGRLAQMFNKSTDTSSVASNKGIDLPELPEASGPESSDSQDDDQFSSGSFEELIKIMESREQEGETPSNLPGGVLLDHLCIIAPSELNTLLFSSDSPFFKSLSDLQGTTELQLGQWKFENGAETLKRVISYIKAATKLIKAVKATEEQTYLKADGKVYAVLASVSTPDVMYGSTFKIELLYCITHGPELPSGEQSSRLVISWRMNFLQNTMMKGMIESGVRQGLKDSFEQYASLLNQTVKPVDSKDIGSNKEQILASLQAEPQSDWKLAVQYFANFTVLSTFVMGLYVLVHLWLATPSPIHGLEFVGLDLPDSIGEVIVCGMLVLQAERVLGFISRFMQARMQKGSDHGVKAQGDGWLLTVALIEGSSIAAVDSSALSDPYVVFTCNGKTRTSSIKFQKTDPLWNEIFEFDAMEDPPSMLDVEVFDFDGPFDEATSLGHAEVNFVRNNISDLADVWVTLHGKLAQACQSKLHLRIFLDNTKGSNVAKEYISKMEKEVGKKINIRSPQTNSAFQKLFALPPEEFLINDFTCHLKRKMPLQGRLFLSARIIGFHANLFGQKTKFFFLWEDIEDIQVLSPTLASMGSPIVVMTLRRGRGMEARHGAKTQDEEGRLKFQFQSFVSFNVAHRTIMALWKARSLTPEQKVQLIEEESEARSLVTEESGSFLGLEDVSLSEVYCSVLPVPTNFFLEVFGGEDLERKVMEKAGCLNYSYTPWESEKPDVYERQLYYRFDKRISRYRGEVTSTQQKSALPDRDGWLIEEVMTLHAIPLGDYFNFCVFSFTFDTRLKMHLHDLRSAA
- the LOC104447511 gene encoding C2 and GRAM domain-containing protein At1g03370 isoform X1, translated to MKLYVRVIEARSIPAMDLNGFSDPYVRLQLGRHRFRTKVVKKSLHPSWGEEFSFKVDDLKDELVLTVLDEDRYFNDDFIGQLKIPVSRVFDADNGSLGTAWYSLQPKNKKSKNKECGEIQLAIYFSESSAFSEMNGNDGEVVPVLKRHADLMGESPAASLGSSPSASPMRDEFSSSKEEKSYSQKTFAGRLAQMFNKSTDTSSVASNKGIDLPELPEASGPESSDSQDDDQFSSGSFEELIKIMESREQEGETPSNLPGGVLLDHLCIIAPSELNTLLFSSDSPFFKSLSDLQGTTELQLGQWKFENGAETLKRVISYIKAATKLIKAVKATEEQTYLKADGKVYAVLASVSTPDVMYGSTFKIELLYCITHGPELPSGEQSSRLVISWRMNFLQNTMMKGMIESGVRQGLKDSFEQYASLLNQTVKPVDSKDIGSNKEQILASLQAEPQSDWKLAVQYFANFTVLSTFVMGLYVLVHLWLATPSPIHGLEFVGLDLPDSIGEVIVCGMLVLQAERVLGFISRFMQARMQKGSDHGVKAQGDGWLLTVALIEGSSIAAVDSSALSDPYVVFTCNGKTRTSSIKFQKTDPLWNEIFEFDAMEDPPSMLDVEVFDFDGPFDEATSLGHAEVNFVRNNISDLADVWVTLHGKLAQACQSKLHLRIFLDNTKGSNVAKEYISKMEKEVGKKINIRSPQTNSAFQKLFALPPEEFLINDFTCHLKRKMPLQGRLFLSARIIGFHANLFGQKTKFFFLWEDIEDIQVLSPTLASMGSPIVVMTLRRGRGMEARHGAKTQDEEGRLKFQFQSFVSFNVAHRTIMALWKARSLTPEQKVQLIEEESEARSLVTEESGSFLGLEDVSLSEVYCSVLPVPTNFFLEVFGGEDLERKVMEKAGCLNYSYTPWESEKPDVYERQLYYRFDKRISRYRGEVTSTQQKSALPDRDGWLIEEVMTLHAIPLGDYFNLHLRYQIEDAPSRPKECSIKVFFGIAWLKSSKHQKRITKNILVNLQDRLKVMFGAIEKEFTLR